CCCGGACAGGCATCTATTTCAAACAGTAACTCTAAGATAAAGGATTCTGAGTATTATTTTTTTATCGCCTTCCTCTCATTTAGATGTGGGTTTACTGAAGGATTTGATATATTGTCAAATAAAGAGGTCTGTGATACCATACCCCAACTGGAAAACAATCATTTTCCTCCCCTTTTTGTGGAATTATGTGGGTTTCTCAAGGAAATCTTGCTCGATAGGcaaaataaagatgataaacAATTGTTACTTAGCCGATTTGCTGGTGAATATTCTCCCACTAAACATGACAATCAGAACAGTTTTCTATCTAGGGGCTGTAATTTTTATGCACTCTTACTTCTTAGTATACTGTATCCTGATTATTATTCCCCATGTGATAGCAGTATGTTACTGACAAAGGATGATTATTTGTGGTACCAACTTAACTTGATTTTGGTTGGGGCCCAGAGTTCCATGATTTCTTCTGTTTCCAAATTATGTCATGCTCTCACTAAGGAAATAAACACAATAAATATTGCAAATTCAGATGTTGTGGAAAAAATTTTCTTTTATGCGTATTCTATTGCACTAGCAGGTGGAGTTTTGGAAGCTTTAAGGTTGTTGATGTCGGCAGTGAAAACATCTTATATTCAGACATTCGCTGTTATTTTTGTagtatattttgaaaatacCAATTTATTTGATTCTGAAGATCTCACTTATATTGCCTATAGTTTGTGGAATCTTGAAGAGAAATCTCATGCAAATAGTCCAGAACTTCCATATTTGATTCAGTTGGCATTCAACCGCAAGAGAAATTTGTCACCTGAGATAAAGATTTTACTATCGACCCTACTTCCACATCCTAAAAGTTTATTAATCACAAAGTATGCTGTTGCAGAAAATTTTCATGAAGCTATTGATACTCGTTATCTTGGGAGTTATATAACTAGAAATGGAATGTTAGCCATAGGCCCTCTATTACAGAAATTAGTCAAGTTGTCCACTAGAAGGGCATCAGCAAAATATGCTATATCTCTTTTGGCTCAATATTCAGCACATGTCGGTTTATGGGTATCTGCTTTCAAGTGTTTTTATTGTATACGGGATATCGACAATTGTGCATGTAAGTTTTCTATATGAATATACAGACAATTATAGCTGTACTTGAGGCGTGTTGTTGCTATAtttttgatggaaatgaagCCAAGACATTTACTATCGATGATCTCTGTGTCTACTATTCATTGATAAAGGTATATAATGTTAGAATTTAAATCCATTTTACAGAGTATTGCTCCGAATAACAAGCAAGTTCTTgaattaaaaaatatattcgACTGCATAAGTTTGTGCGTACTGGCAAGGAACGGTGAACACCATGAAGCCGTTATTCATTGTAAAAAGAATAagatttttgaaaattcTGCACACATATTGAGGAATGAATCGCACCAAATATACTTTAATGCATTGGTCCACTACATTAATGCGCTAAAGAATCTAGTTTCAAGCGGGCAACAGGTAATATACACTTGTACTTATCAACATATTCAGCCATCTGATCTCCTGACTCCAAGCGAAGCAAATGAACTGCTAGACCTGCTAGAGTCATCATACCAAAACGTAAACTCAAACAAAGATCGCACAATTGACGCATTCCACACTCtt
This region of Theileria equi strain WA chromosome 1, complete sequence genomic DNA includes:
- a CDS encoding hypothetical protein (encoded by transcript BEWA_021540A) → MDWDTFSASALGPLESTTNSSFVVNLFELSKDLVTPTDKSSGKGTNLDSKNIDNNINIGNYEESSLDYHKDLRLWDQDKRIIIDIVTNRLKKIEDASLPSCHKSHKDLNHSDVPEAVLSSECEVLISWMDRHFSTNSKITPESHRIFVESITKLFESLSIVPTDFVDFLLDIGKLGNTKSPTFLSRYLKLSLKNLQKNAWKSLQISILNTKGIFLDSLLSVDSKNPVETLKKIIECANIIFPGQASISNSNSKIKDSEYYFFIAFLSFRCGFTEGFDILSNKEVCDTIPQLENNHFPPLFVELCGFLKEILLDRQNKDDKQLLLSRFAGEYSPTKHDNQNSFLSRGCNFYALLLLSILYPDYYSPCDSSMLLTKDDYLWYQLNLILVGAQSSMISSVSKLCHALTKEINTINIANSDVVEKIFFYAYSIALAGGVLEALRLLMSAVKTSYIQTFAVIFVVYFENTNLFDSEDLTYIAYSLWNLEEKSHANSPELPYLIQLAFNRKRNLSPEIKILLSTLLPHPKSLLITKYAVAENFHEAIDTRYLGSYITRNGMLAIGPLLQKLVKLSTRRASAKYAISLLAQYSAHVGLWVSAFKCFYCIRDIDNCASVLEACCCYIFDGNEAKTFTIDDLCVYYSLIKSIAPNNKQVLELKNIFDCISLCVLARNGEHHEAVIHCKKNKIFENSAHILRNESHQIYFNALVHYINALKNLVSSGQQPSDLLTPSEANELLDLLESSYQNVNSNKDRTIDAFHTLLTFISIVPPKS